In Bradyrhizobium guangdongense, the sequence CGAGCATCTGCCCGTCATTGGCGGCCTTCGGCGGCGCCGGGCGCGGCGGCCGCGGATTGTAGGTGAAGCTCTGGGCGCTCGCAGGCGCCACCGCGGCAAGATCCACCATGCCGGCCAGCGATACGGTCGCGACCAGCGCAAGCAGGGCTTTGCGGATAGACAAGCCGTATCCGTTCGCGCGCATGCGGGTGCGCGACGTCGATCCAGACACGGGTCCTCGATGGACGGCAGTCACTAACCGTCCTCCTGGTACAGCAAGGCCAAAAAGCCGGTGAGGCCGCCCACCACTACGGGCAACCACGCCGCAGCGATCGGATGCATCAACTCAGCCTTGCTCAAGTCTTCAGTCACTTTCGACAGCACGTAGAGCAGAAAGCCTGCGCCCACGCCACTCAAAACCATCTTCTGTACGCCGCCCATCCGGAAGAAGCGCAGCGACACGGAAGCCGCGAGCATCACCATGGCGGCGAGCAAGAACGGCTGTGCCAGCAGCTTGTGATACTGGAGTCGATATCCCGCTGTCGCGAACCCAGAGCTCTCGGACGAGCGGATGTAGCTCGGTAGTTGCCAAAAGGACACAGTCTCGGGTGTGGAAAAGCTGTTGCGAACCTGCGCCTCGGTCAGCGTCGTCGGAATCTCCAGCGTCGCCTGATCAACCGGCGGAGAATCGAGCGAGAAGCGACGGACGCCCTTGAAGAGCCAATGACCGGCCTCGAGCGTGGCCTCGCGCGCCTCGACCCGCTCCTTGAAGTGCTGCTCTGTGTCAAAGCGGAACAGGGTGAGTCCCGTCAGGCGGACGCCCTGCTGCTCGCTGCGAGCGGCGTTGATGATGGTCTGGCCGTCGCTGGTCACCTGGTTGAGCCAGAAGCCGGAGGCGTCCTGGATGCCGCCGCCGGGCGCCGAGCCGAACAGTTCAGCCTCCATGCGCTTGGAGAGTTCGCGCAGATTCGCCGACATGGGATTGTAGGCGACGGTTGCGATTACCCCGATCAGCAGCGCGCTGCCGAGTGCCGGCGAGATGAACTGCCAGGCCGAGATGCCGGCGGCGCGCGCGACCACGAGCTCGAGCCGGCGGGAGAGGGCGAGATAGCAGGTCATGGCGCCGATCAGCATGCAGAACGGCGTCAGTTTCTCCAAAAGCTGCGGGACCCGGAACAGCGAGGTCTCGGCCACCATCAGCGCGGAGGCGGAGGCGAGGCCCGAGGTCTTGCGCACCATCTCGATGTAATCGACCAGCACCAGCAGCAGGAAAATGCTCGCGAACACGCCGAGTGCGGCGACCACGAAGCGGCCCGCGAAATAGCGCCCGAGCGTGTTGGTGAGCATGCTCATGCGGCGGCCGGCCGTCCGAACAGCCGCGCGATGCGCGCATTCGATCTGTTGATGGCTTCCATCAGGCCCGGCGGCGGCTCGACTACGATGCCGCCGATGATCATCCACAAGCCGACGCCGATCGCCCCAAGGACCATCGCGTACTGGACCCACACCGGACTCGGCGATTTCACGGCCATCACCGAGCAGGCAAATCCCGCCATGCGCAGGCCGAACACGGCGAGCACCGAGCCACCGATCGAGAAGTTGCGGCTCTGTCGGGTCGTGCGCGGCGCGCCGAGAAAAGCGAAGGTCAGCGCGGCAAAGGCGAAGGGATAGAGCGGCGCAAGCAGGCTGTCATGCAGGGCCGAGCGGAACTGCCCGGGGATCTGCTTGTAGACCGGATCGTCCTCGGACGGCGAGAACAGCTCCCACAGATAGCGTTCGCGAATGCCCAGGGTGACGTCGTGGCCCTGGTTGCCGAACTTCGACATGTCGAAGCCGTAACGGCCGAACGCCACCAGCGCAGGGTCGCGCTTGCCGGCCTCAAAGCGCTGCAGATTGCCGTCCTTGAGCACCAGGAAGGATCCGTTCTCGTTCTTCACGACCTCTCCGTGCTCGGCGACGATCGAGACGCGCTCGTTCGGATCGCGGCGGTCGTCGATGAAGATTCCGGCGAGGATGCCGCCGGGCAGCCGCTCGCGAATCCGGATCGTCAGGTTCTTGTCGAGCTGGGCGAAGCGGCCGGGCTGCAGGATGTTGGTGAGCACGTCGGCGGTGATTTCGGCGTCCCACTGCTTGATGCGCCGCATGCCGTCGGGCGCGAGATAGGCGGCGATGAAGGCGACCAGCAGCGCCACCACGCAGGTGGCATAGAAGAACGGATAGAACAGCCGGAACGGCGAGAAGCCGGCGGCATTCATCACGATGATCTCGGAATCGGTCGCCAGCTTGTTCAGGGTGTGCGAGATCGCGATCATCAGCGCGATCGGCGAGATGATCAGCACCAGCGCCGGGATCACGAGGCTGGTGATGCCGAGGAAGGTCATGATGGTCTGACCCTGGCTCGTCATCAGGTCGATGCCGCGCAACGCCTGCGTAATCCAGATCACGCCGGTGAGGCTGACCAGGACGAGCGCAAACGACGCCAGCGTCGTGCGGAAAATATACCTGTCGATCGACCCCATGCGCTACCGCACGATTCCCACCAAGTCCCCAACGCGCACCGGAATTCGGACTCTCCGACCAATCCCCTGAGAGGGATCCCCAAGGCCGGCCGATCACCTCTTCCGGAGGCTTACTTTCTCACTACCATCCCTTTGATCCGTCAACAAAATGGCTGACCCATGGCGCCCTCATCATATGGTTAATATTTCGTCCAATGTGGCGTCCCTGCCACGGGCGGTGCTTGGCATCGACCGCGCCTCTGGCCCATAGTGGGGCGAGACGAGTGAATCGCCGTTCAGCTCCGGCCTGTGGCCGGAACGGTTGGCCGGCAAAAAGTCCCAAGTTTTCGAGGAGTTATCCATGTCCGATGCCATCAAGGTCGGCTTTGTCCCGTTGGCTTCTGCCGCCCGTGGCATTCTGGTCGTGTTCTGTGACGAGGCTCTGAAGGTCGGCCCGGCGACGGCCAAGGCACTCGGCGGCGCGAGCGAGCTCATGAAGCGAGCGGCGGCGGCCGCCTCATTCAAAGGCAAAAGCGGCGCCGTCCTGGACGTCCTCGCTCCCGAGGGTCTGAAGGCTCAGCGCCTGATCGTGATCGGGACCGGCAAGGCCTCCGGCCTGAAGGGGAACGATTTCCTTAAATTTGGCGGCCTGGCCGCCAGCAAGCTGAAGGCCGGCTCCGCGGCCATGACGATCGTGGCGGAACTCGCCACCGGCGCGATGAGCAGCGAACAGGCGGTCGCGATTGCCTCGGGTGTGCGCCTGCGCGCCTACAAGTTCGACCGCTACAAGACCAGGAAGAAGGACGGCGAGGAGGGCGCCTTGCGAGCCGATGTTTCGCTCGCGGTGGGCGATGCGGCCGCGGCGAAGAAGGCCTTTGCTTCGGCAGCAGCAGTCGTCGACGGTGTCATCATCGCGCGCGATCTCGTCAACGAGCCGCCGAACGTGCTGTACCCCGAGGAGTTCGCCCGCCGCGCAGGGCAGCTGCGCAAGCTCGGCGTTAGAATCGAGGTGCTCGACGTCAAGGCGATGCAGAAGCTCGGCATGGGTGCGCTGCTCGGCGTCGGCCAGGGCTCGGCTCGGCCGAGCCGCACCGTGATCATGCGCTGGGACGGCGGCAAGAAGGGCGAGGCGCCGGTCGCCTTCGTCGGCAAGGGGGTCTGCTTCGACACCGGCGGCATATCGATCAAGCCGGCCGGCAGCATGGAAGACATGAAGGGCGACATGGGGGGCGCGGCTTGCGTCGTCGGCCTGATGCACGCGCTTGCGGCACGCAAGGCAAAGGCCAATGTGGTCGGCGCCATTGGCCTCGTCGAGAACATGCCCGACGGCAACGCGCAGCGGCCCGGCGACATCGTGACCTCGATGTCGGGCCAGACCATCGAGATCATCAACACCGATGCGGAAGGCCGCCTCGTGCTGGCCGACGTGCTCTGGTACGTCGCCAAGAAGCTGAAGCCGAAATTCATGGTGGATCTGGCGACGCTGACCGGCGCGATCATGGTCGCGCTCGGCACCGAGCATGCCGGCATGTTCTCCAACAATGACGAACTCGCCGAGCGCCTGCTGACGGCCGGCATCGAGGTCGGCGAGAAGGTCTGGCGCATGCCGCTCGGCCCCGAATACGACAAGCTGATCGATTCCCAGTTCGCCGACATGAAGAACACCGGCGGTCGGCACGGCGGCTCGATTACCGCCGCACAGTTCCTGCAGCGCTTCGTCGACGGGACGCCCTGGGCGCATCTCGATATCGCCGGCACTGCGATGGGCGCACCGAAGACCGACATCAATCAGAGCTGGGGGTCCGGCTATGGCGTTCGTCTGCTGGATCGTCTGGTGGCAGATCACTACGAGCGCAAATGACGGAAGTGCTGTTTTACCACCTGCAAAACATGACGGTTGAGAACGTCTTGCCGCCGCTTCTCGAGAAATCGCTCGAGCGCGGCTGGCGCGTCGTGGTGCAGTCGTCCTCGCCGGAGCGCGCCGATGCGCTCGACGCGCATTTGTGGACCTATCGCGACGATTCCTTTCTGCCGCACGCGACGTGGCGAGTGACTGATGTGGCCGAGCAGCCCATCGTGCTGGCGATCGAGGCGGACAATCCGAACGGGGCCAACGTGCGTTTCCTGGTCGACAACGCCGCGTTGCCGGAGGACGCGGAAGCCTATGAGCGCATGGTGCTGCTGTTCAACGGCGACGATCCGGACGCGCTGGCGGTCGCCCGCAGCACCTGGACGGATTGCAAGACTCGCGGATTTGAGGTCACTTATTGGCAGGCCGACGACCGGGGCCGGTGGCAGCGCCGGAATTAGCGCCGCTTCGCAATTAATGATAATTTGGACTTTCTCGGGCAGATTGGTTTCGGCCACCTTCATGCCGCAAAGTGATGTTGGGACAATCGCTTAAGGGCGCTCCTTCATGCGGGGAATTTAGTTTATCGTGCGACATCAAAAGCTTCCAAAGTCGCTCATAGTTGCGTTGGCCGCCGTCGCGCCGCTGCTCGCCGGCTGCTCGGGCGCAACCGATATGCTGGCGTCCGCCAAAGACGCCGAATGGTTCAACAAGCCGAGCCGCCTGTTCATCAAGAACATCTCGATCGAGTCGCCGCCGCTGACCCCCGACAAGCCGGTGGCGCCTGACGATCTCGTCAGCGCCGACGGCGCTTGCCCTGGCATGGCACCGCCGCCGGGCCCTGCCGACGCCAATGCGTCGACGACGGCGCCGGCGCCTGTGGGCGGCACCGTCGCGCTCGGCCACACCGAATGCGACGTGGTGCGTGGCATCGGCGCGCCCTCGAACGTCAATCTCTCCAGCGATGCCGCCGGCCGGCGCGTCGCGGTGGTCACCTGGACCACTGGTCCGCGCGCGGGCATCTACACCTTCACCTCCGGTCGCCTGTCCGCGATCGAGGGCAATCCCGAGCCGCCCCCGGCGCCGAAGGCGGTAAAATCGAAGCCGAAGGCGAAGAAGAAGGCGGCAACGTAACGCGTCGCCGCCTTCGGAAATACCCTTGCCAGCTTCCTGGCACGGACCCTTGGAAGCGCGACGTGTCGAAGGGCGATCCGGCTCACCTATATTTTTTGTGAAGGCATGGCTCGCATCTATCGAGCCGCGCGCTCCAACGCTTACACTGACGACATTTGGACGTTGGCGGGGCGGGCATGAGGCGGCGTGAATTCATTGCAGGAATAGCCGCGGCTGCGGCCGCGCCCTCTATCGTGGGTGCCCAGCCACCGAAGCGGCTGCACCGCGTCGGCGTGCTCGTAGGTCTCGCGGCCGATATCGACGTGCCGGTGGCCCGGGCTTTCCTGAAGCCCTTCCGTGAGGCTATGGGCAGAGCCGGGTGGGTCGAGGACGGTAATGTTCACATCGACTATCGCTTTGGCGGCGCGCTGTCCGATCTGGCCAATACCAAAGCATCGGCGGCTGAGCTCGTCGCGCTCGCGCCGGAGGTCATCTACGCCCAGGGCCTGCCGGCGACGCTGGCGCTGCGCCAGCAGACCACGACGATTCCCATCGTGTTCACGCAGGTCATCGATCCCGTCGGTTTTAGACTCGCGGACAGCCTTGGGCATCCTGGCGGCAACGTGACGGGCTTCGTCACCTGGGATTTCGCCATCGGCGGCAAATGGATGGAGCTGTTGCGCGAGCTTGATCCAAAATTGGCCCGCGTTGCCATCCTCTTCAACCCGGAGACCGCGCCCTATGCGCCGGGCCTAGTCGTCGCTGCGAGGGATGCTGCATCTGGCGTCGAGGTCATCGAAATGCGGACGCACGATGACGCCGAGACCGAAGCTCAGCTCCAGGCATTCAGTCGCACGCCGAACAGCAGCCTGCTCGTCATTCCCGAACCGTTCACCAACGGGCATCGCGACCACATCGTCGCGCAATGCGCCCGCTTTCGCGTACCGGCGCTGAACTCGGTGCTGGGCGCCGTCGATAGCGGGGCGCTGATGTCCTACACCTTCGTTTGGGACGAACTCGTCAGCGCCCCCGTCGACTACATCGATCGCATTTTGAAGGGCGCTTCGCCGCGCGATCTGCCGATCCAGGCGCCGCGTCGTTATGAGCTCGTCATCAACCTGAAGATGGCCAAGGCGCTCGGCTTGGACATGCCGCCAGCATTACTCGCGCGTGCCGATCGCGTGATCGAATAGAAGCTGCTACCCCGCCGCCTCGTCGAACTGCGCGCTCGCCTCGAGCCATTGCTCCTCCGCGCGCGCCAGCGCATCCGCCGCATTGGCGCGGGCCTTCGACAGCTGCGCCGCCTGCTTGGGATCGCGCGTGAAGATGTCGGGCAGGGCAAGCGCCGTGTCGATCTTGGCGATGATCTCGGTGACGCGAGCGATCTCGGTCTCGGCTTCCGCGATGCGCTTCTTCAGCGAACCGCGATTGTCCGACTTCGGGCGCTGCGGCTTTTCGATTTGAGCGCTGCGCTCGCGCGGAGCGGGTTCGGCATTGCGCGAAGACAGCACCATGCGGCGGTAGTCGTCGAGGTCGCCGTCATAGTTGGTGACGGTGCGGTCGGCGACGATCCAGAGCCGGTCGGCGCAGGCCTCGATCAGATAGCGGTCGTGCGAGACCATGATGACAGCGCCCGGAAATTCGTTGATCGCTTCGGCCAGCGCGGCGCGGCTGTCGATGTCGAGATGGTTGGTCGGCTCGTCCAGGATGATCATGTTCGGGCCGAAAAAGGTGGCCAGCCCCAGCAGCAGCCGCGCCTTCTCGCCGCCCGAGAGCTGACCGGCCTTGGTATCGGCCGCCTTGCCGGAGAAGCCGATCGCGCCGGCGCGCGCCCGCACCTTGGCCTCAGGCGCATCGCCCATCAGCTTGCGGACGTGATCATAGGTTGAGGCATCCTCGTTCAGCTCATCGAGCTGATGCTGGGCGAAATAGGCGATCGACAGCTTGTCGGCGCGCGTCACCTTGCCGGAGAAGGGGGCGAGGCGTCCGGCGAGGAGCTTGACCAGCGTCGACTTGCCATTGCCGTTGGCGCCGAGCAGCGCGATGCGGTCGTCATTGTCGATGCGGAGCGTCACGCGGCTGAGCACCGGAGTCGCCGGATCGTAGCCGACGGAGGCGTTGTCGACCGCGATGATCGGCGGCGACAGCAGTTTTTCCGGCGCTGGAAAGCTGATCTCGCGCACGTCCTCCGTCACCAGTGCCGTGATCGGCTTCAGCCGCTCCAGCATCTTGACGCGGGACTGCGCCTGGCGCGCTTTCGAGGCCTTGGCCTTGAAGCGGTCGACGAAGGCTTGCAGGCGGGCGCGCTCGGCTTCCTGGCGCTTGACGGCCTTGGCGTCGAGCAGTTCGCGCGCGGCGCGCTGCTCCTCGAAGGAGGAGTAAGTGCCCTTGTAGAGTGTGAGCTTGCCGCGCTCCAGATGCAGGATCTGGTCGACCGAACTCTCCAACAGGTCGCGGTCGTGGCTGATCACGATCACGGTGCGTGGATAATGCGCAAGGTGATCCTCGAGCCACAGCGTTCCTTCGAGGTCGAGATAGTTGGTGGGCTCGTCGAGCAGCAGCAGGTCGGGCGCTGCGAACAGGGTCGCTGCCAGCGCGACGCGCATGCGCCAGCCGCCGGAGAATTCGGCGCAGGGACGCAGCTGGTCGGCGGCGGAAAAGCCGAGGCCGGACAGGATCGCGGCGGCACGGCTGGGCGCAGAATGCGCATCGATATCGACGAGGCGGGTCTGGATCTCGGCGATCCGGTGGGGATCGGTGGCGCTCTCGGCTTCAGCGAGCAGCGCGTCCCGCTCGAGGTCGGCCTTCAGTACAACTGAGATCAGGCTTTCCGGGCCGTTCGGGGCTTCCTGCGCCAGGCTGCCGACCCGCCAGCGCGGCGGCAGCGTCACCGAGCCGTGCTCGGCCGCGAGCTCACCGCGGATCACCTTGAACAGCGTCGATTTGCCGGTGCCGTTGCGCCCGACCATGCCGACGCGCGAGCCGGGCGTGATCTGCACGGAGCTGCTGTCGATCAGAAGGCGTCCGGCAAGGCGGACGGAGAGGTCGGTGATGGTGAGCATGCGGCCTTGTCACCGCAAGGCGCGGCGAACGCAACCGGTTTTTCTGTGAGCACCAGGTTAGTACGTATCGCGGTCGCGCTTCTGCAATTCGTTCAAGAGCTGCTCGAGATGCGTCGGCAGGCGCGGTTCGGGACGGAGACTCTGCTGCAGCCGCTCGCCTACGGCATCGCAAATCGAGCGGCTGGTGCGCCGGTCGATCTGTTCGCTGTCATTGGCAAAAAGGCCAGCCATTTGTGGGTTCCGTATTTGCAAAGTAACGACACGGTACCAAGTCACAGGCCCCCGAAATGGTTTCGCCGCCGTGGCGAATGCCTGGCATTCTAGTAAAAATTGTATGAATCCGTCGCCCTGCCTAAATACAAGGCCCCGGCGGGGGGATCGCCGGGGCCTCTCTTGGAAGGTGCCGCAGGGGGGGAACGACACCTCAGGAAGTTATTTGGGGGCTCAGTAGCAGCGGTTGATCAGCCGCCAGCGGGGTCCCCAGGGGGTCGGGACCAGCCGGCGCACATAGCAGCCGCCGTATCCGTAAGCGACGGGAGCAGCATAGAAGCGCGGTCCGCCCCAGCCGTAACCGTAGCCGTGATGCCAACCGCCCCAACCGCCGTGCCAGCCCCAGCCGCCATGCCAGTGAGCGGAGGCGGAGGTGGGAGCCAGCGCGGCACCCAGAGCGACCGCGGCGACTGCAGCGAGCGAAAGTTTCCTCAACATGGTGATCTCCTCAAGACTGCCGGCGCGGGCTATCGCGTCGATGGAAAGGCCTCCGAAACGGTCAGCCTCGGGGAGGAGGCTTTTGGTTTCGACAGGCCCCACATTACGCCGGTCAGGCTGAACCAAACCCTGACGAAGCTTTCAGATTGGGTTCATCTGGGTGAAATCGTTGTAATCCATGTTGGAATCACCACTTGGACCCTGCGGCGAAGCGCCCGTGAAGGCCGTTCCGGCGGTCGCTTGCCGGATCGCGAAGGCGCCGATATAAGCCCGGCAACTTCGAACCACCTTTTTTCTCTTCAAGGACACGATCATGGCCATCGAACGCACTTTCTCGATCATCAAGCCCGACGCGACCGCGCGCAACCTGACCGGCGCCGTGAACGCCGTGATCGAGAAGGCGGGCCTGCGCATCGTCGCGCAGAAGCGCATCCGCATGACCAAGGACCAGGCCGAGACCTTCTACGCCGTCCACAAGGCGCGTCCCTTCTTTGGCGAGCTCGTCGAGTTCATGACGTCCGGCCCGGTCGTGGTCCAGGTGCTGGAAGGCGAGAACGCCGTCGCCAAATATCGCGACGTCATGGGTGCGACCGATCCGTCCAAGGCGGCCGACGGCACCATCCGCAAGCTCTACGCCAAGTCGATCGGCGAGAACTCCGCGCACGGCTCGGACGCTCCGGAGACCGCCGCGATTGAGATCGCGCAGTTCTTCTCGGGCAACGAGATCGTCGGCTGATCCAGCCGGTGAATTAAGTCGACGGGGCGAAAGGACTTGTTGTGAACTGGCTCTGGCAGGCCTTCGATCCCGCCACGATCGGAGCATTCTTCACCCAGTTCCGCAATGAGATGGCCGAACCGACCTTCTGGATTGCGGTCGGTAAGATCATCTGGATCAACGTCCTTTTGTCCGGCGACAACGCGCTGGTGATCGCGCTCGCCTGCCGCGGCCTGAAGCCGCGGCACCGGCTGTGGGGCATGGTGCTCGGTGCGGGCGCCGCGGTGCTGCTGCGGATCATCTTCACCGGCATCGTCGCAAGCCTGATGGGGCTGCCTTACCTCAAGCTGATCGGCGGCCTCGCGCTGATCGTGATCGCTGCAAAACTGCTGGTGCCGGAAAACGAGGACGAGGACGACGTCGAGTCGGCCTCGCATCTGTGGCAGGCGGTGCAGATCGTCGTCGTCGCCGACATCATCATGAGCCTGGACAACGTCATTGCGGTGGCGGCCGCCGCCAATGGCAGCGTGCCGCTTCTGGTGCTCGGCCTTGCCATCAGCGTGCCGTTGATCGTCGCCGGTGCGGCGCTGATCATGGCTCTGCTCTCGAAACTGCCGATCCTGGTTTGGGCCGGTGCGGCGCTGCTCGGCTGGATCGCGGGCGAGGTGATCGCGACCGATCCCGGCATCGCACCGAGGCTGCATTTCCTGTCGGAGGGCTCGTTCGGCGCGTCACTGGACAAGATGCTCGGTAGCCTTCACATCCCGGCGCAATTCGCTCATGGCGGTGGCGCCGAATATCTCTGCGCCACACTCGGCGTCATCGTCGTGTTGTTTGTCGGCTCGGTCTGGCGCCGGCGCAGCCTCAGCGCGGCTGCACTCGAGGCCTCCGAACGGCACGCCAAGGCGTCGGCTGAAGGTTAGTCGTTCAGTCGATGATGCCGAAGTCCGTCACCGGCGTCGCCCAATAGACGAGTCTGGTTCCAGCAAACGAAACCCTGATCCGGTCGAGCAGGCGCGTCGAATCATCCTGCAGCACTATGACCTGCACCATGGCTTGATCGGCGTGGCCCTGGACGCGTTCGGCCGCCGTGTGCAGTCGGACTTCGCCGCCGTGGCCGGCGGCGTGCGAGGCCGTGAAGCCCGAGACAAGGTCGCTTTGTTCGGCGAGATAGTCGAACACCTCTTCCCTGAGCCGATGTGGCACAATCAGCGTGAGGCAGACCTTCTGGTCGGTCATTTGGCCACCTTCGACGTGCCGCCGTAGCGGCGGTACAGGATCGGCAGAAGGATCAGCGTCAGCACCGTCGAGGACAACAGGCCTCCGATCACGACGACGGCAAGCGGTCGCTGGACCTCGGACCCCGGACCCGAGGCAAACAGCAGCGGGATCAGACCAAGCGCCGTGATGCTCGCGGTCATCAGCACCGGCCGCAGCCTGCGCATGGCGCCTTCGACCACGATGCGATGTTCGCTCAGGCCGTGTGCGCGCAGTTGATTGAAGTAGGAGACCAGGACCACGCCATTGAGGACGGCGATCCCAAGCAGTGCGATGAACCCGACCGAGGCCGGCACCGAGAGATACTCGCCGGTGACGACCAGCGCGAAGACGCCGCCGATCAGGGCGAAGGGAATGTTCACGAGCACCAACAAAGCCTGGCGAATGGCGCCGAACGTGGTGAAGAGCAGGACGAAGATCAGGCCGATCGCGACGGGAACGACCACCGACAGGCGTGCCGAGGCACGTTGCTGGTTCTCGAACTGTCCGCCCCAGGTCAGCCGATAGCCGTCCGGCAGTTGCAGTTCCGCCGCAACCTTCTGGCGGGCCGCTTCGACAAAGCCCACCATGTCCCGGCCTCGGACATTGGCCCGAACCACGCTCATGCGAGCGCCGTCTTCGCGGTCGATCTTGACCGGGCCGTCCACGCGTTGAATGCGGGCAACCTGCGACAGCGCGACGTGCTGCCCCGATGCGAGCGTCAGCGGAAGGCTCGCGAGCAGCGTGGGCGCCTCCCTGGTCGTCTTGCTGCCACGGACGAGAATGGGTGTGCGGCGTCCTTCCTCGAGCGCGGTGCCGATCGTTCGCCCCTCGATTTGAGTGCGCAGCGAATTGGCGATGGCATCAACCGTGAGGCCGAGACGTCCGGCCTCCATTCGATTGACGGACACCGTATAATACTGCGCGCCTTCGTTGAGCGTCGTGTAGACGTCCTCTGCGCCATCGATGCTGGACAGGATGGCCGACAACTTTGCCGCGGCTTCGTTCAGCCTGGCGATGTCAGGGCCGAAGATCTTGACCGCGACGTCGCCACGCACGCCGCTGATCATCTCCTGGACGCGCATGTCGATGGGTTGGGTAAAGCTGAGCGAGATGCCGGGAAAGCCGGAGAGAACCTCACGCAAATTCTGCAGCAGGGCCTCTCGATCGTGGGTCTGTCTCTCGGCAGCCGGCTTCAGCACGAGGAACGTGTCGGTCTGATTGGGGCCCATGGGATCGAGGCCGAGCTCGTCGGATCCGGTCCGCGCGACAATGCCGGCAATGTCAGGCACTGTGAGGAGTGCGGCCTGCAGCCTTCGGTTCATCGCAAGCGACTCGTCGAGATTGACCGAAGGGAGCGTTTCCACGCTGACGATGACGTCGCCTTCGTCCATCGTCGGCATGAAGGTCTTGCCGAGCTTCGTATAGGCAAAGCCTGCGGCGAGCAGGGCGACCAGCGCCGCAGCCATCACCTTGCGCTCGTTGCGCAAGGCCCAGTCCAGTGCCGGCGCATAGACGCGCTGGGCGGCACGAACGATCAGGGGATCGCCATGCGAGGCCGACCTGAGCAGGAAGGACGTCGCGACCGGAATCACGGTGAGCGCAAGCAGCAGCGAGCCGGCAAGCGCGAAAATGATCGCGAGCGCGACCGGGATGAACAGCTTCCCCTCGAGGCCCTGGAGCGTCA encodes:
- a CDS encoding DUF3240 family protein; the protein is MTDQKVCLTLIVPHRLREEVFDYLAEQSDLVSGFTASHAAGHGGEVRLHTAAERVQGHADQAMVQVIVLQDDSTRLLDRIRVSFAGTRLVYWATPVTDFGIID
- a CDS encoding efflux RND transporter permease subunit gives rise to the protein MLRRLVAFALSQRLFVLLSVLLLIGAGAVLLPSLPIDAFPDVSPVQVKIIMKAPGLTPEEVEQRITVPVELELLGLPNKKILRSTTKYALADITVDFEDGTDIYWARNQVSERLSNISRDFPDGVSGGLAPITSPLGEMFMFTIDSDELSLAERRTLLDWVIRPALRTVPGVADVNALGGYVRAFEIVPRNDALAARGISYDLFRRAIEANSRNDGAGRVNQGEDSALVRIEGSIRSIEDIKGIVVDTREGVPILVNDVASVKVGTLTRYGAVTSNGRGETVEGLVLGLRGANAGQLVRDVRARLAELQPSLPKSVSINVFYDRSRLVDRAVGTVVRALGEATALVIVLLLLFLGNWRASLVIALSLPLAIVIALIVMRLVGMSANLMSLGGLAIAIGMLIDALVVVVENIVGNLGKHEPGKTAPLIHLIYRSVCEVLEPVASGVLIIIIVFVPLLTLQGLEGKLFIPVALAIIFALAGSLLLALTVIPVATSFLLRSASHGDPLIVRAAQRVYAPALDWALRNERKVMAAALVALLAAGFAYTKLGKTFMPTMDEGDVIVSVETLPSVNLDESLAMNRRLQAALLTVPDIAGIVARTGSDELGLDPMGPNQTDTFLVLKPAAERQTHDREALLQNLREVLSGFPGISLSFTQPIDMRVQEMISGVRGDVAVKIFGPDIARLNEAAAKLSAILSSIDGAEDVYTTLNEGAQYYTVSVNRMEAGRLGLTVDAIANSLRTQIEGRTIGTALEEGRRTPILVRGSKTTREAPTLLASLPLTLASGQHVALSQVARIQRVDGPVKIDREDGARMSVVRANVRGRDMVGFVEAARQKVAAELQLPDGYRLTWGGQFENQQRASARLSVVVPVAIGLIFVLLFTTFGAIRQALLVLVNIPFALIGGVFALVVTGEYLSVPASVGFIALLGIAVLNGVVLVSYFNQLRAHGLSEHRIVVEGAMRRLRPVLMTASITALGLIPLLFASGPGSEVQRPLAVVVIGGLLSSTVLTLILLPILYRRYGGTSKVAK
- a CDS encoding TerC family protein, with protein sequence MNWLWQAFDPATIGAFFTQFRNEMAEPTFWIAVGKIIWINVLLSGDNALVIALACRGLKPRHRLWGMVLGAGAAVLLRIIFTGIVASLMGLPYLKLIGGLALIVIAAKLLVPENEDEDDVESASHLWQAVQIVVVADIIMSLDNVIAVAAAANGSVPLLVLGLAISVPLIVAGAALIMALLSKLPILVWAGAALLGWIAGEVIATDPGIAPRLHFLSEGSFGASLDKMLGSLHIPAQFAHGGGAEYLCATLGVIVVLFVGSVWRRRSLSAAALEASERHAKASAEG